In one window of Polyodon spathula isolate WHYD16114869_AA unplaced genomic scaffold, ASM1765450v1 scaffolds_812, whole genome shotgun sequence DNA:
- the ddit3 gene encoding DNA damage-inducible transcript 3 protein isoform X1 has translation MWAGESTSLSLNGGTMTAESMVFPLYPPGTLCGAELEAWYEDLQDILCSDTETFQCSALPECTQEEPDILDVLETCSLSWLTGGGGDAGTEVADLSVEVSKQQSALDDLFLPEFYELLGVDGDDLQQQEPEPESSLTMSSSDEEPWAAESAPSSPFKPSHRPSSGNELVSSVPSWGQKRKRSGAPARNEESSCKKSRKDKDLENEKKVTELREQNERLKKEIERLSEEVQRTRRALIDKLVNVKKS, from the exons TGGGACAATGACCGCAGAGTCGATGGTGTTTCCCTTGTACCCCCCGGGGACTCTGTGTGGGGCTGAGCTGGAGGCCTGGTACGAGGACCTGCAGGACATCCTGTGCTCCGACACGGAGACCTTCCAGTGCAGCGCGCTGCCAGAATGCACGCAG GAGGAGCCGGACATCCTGGACGTCCTGGAAACCTGCTCCCTCTCCTGGCTGACCGGCGGTGGGGGAGATGCTGGTACGGAGGTGGCAGATTTAAGCGTGGAGGTCTCCAAACAGCAGAGCGCGCTGGACGATCTCTTCCTGCCCGAGTTCTACGAGCTGCTGGGCGTGGATGGGGATGACCTCCAGCAACAAGAACCGGAGCCAGAGAGCAGCTTGACTATGTCCTCCAGTGACGAAGAGCCCTGGGCTGCTGAATCTGCCCCCAGCAGCCCTTTCAAGCCCAGCCACCGTCCGAGCTCCGGGAATGAATTGGTGAGCTCCGTCCCAAGCTGGGGGCAGAAACGCAAGAGGAGCGGAGCCCCGGCCAGGAACGAAGAGAGCAGCTGCAAGAAGAGCAGGAAGGACAAGGATCTGGAGAACGAGAAGAAGGTAACAGAGCTGAGAGAGCAGAACGAGAGGCTGAAGAAGGAGATCGAAAGGCTGAGCGAGGAGGTGCAGAGGACCCGGAGAGCGCTGATCGACAAACTTGTGAACGTGAAAAAAtcctga
- the ddit3 gene encoding DNA damage-inducible transcript 3 protein isoform X2: protein MTAESMVFPLYPPGTLCGAELEAWYEDLQDILCSDTETFQCSALPECTQEEPDILDVLETCSLSWLTGGGGDAGTEVADLSVEVSKQQSALDDLFLPEFYELLGVDGDDLQQQEPEPESSLTMSSSDEEPWAAESAPSSPFKPSHRPSSGNELVSSVPSWGQKRKRSGAPARNEESSCKKSRKDKDLENEKKVTELREQNERLKKEIERLSEEVQRTRRALIDKLVNVKKS from the exons ATGACCGCAGAGTCGATGGTGTTTCCCTTGTACCCCCCGGGGACTCTGTGTGGGGCTGAGCTGGAGGCCTGGTACGAGGACCTGCAGGACATCCTGTGCTCCGACACGGAGACCTTCCAGTGCAGCGCGCTGCCAGAATGCACGCAG GAGGAGCCGGACATCCTGGACGTCCTGGAAACCTGCTCCCTCTCCTGGCTGACCGGCGGTGGGGGAGATGCTGGTACGGAGGTGGCAGATTTAAGCGTGGAGGTCTCCAAACAGCAGAGCGCGCTGGACGATCTCTTCCTGCCCGAGTTCTACGAGCTGCTGGGCGTGGATGGGGATGACCTCCAGCAACAAGAACCGGAGCCAGAGAGCAGCTTGACTATGTCCTCCAGTGACGAAGAGCCCTGGGCTGCTGAATCTGCCCCCAGCAGCCCTTTCAAGCCCAGCCACCGTCCGAGCTCCGGGAATGAATTGGTGAGCTCCGTCCCAAGCTGGGGGCAGAAACGCAAGAGGAGCGGAGCCCCGGCCAGGAACGAAGAGAGCAGCTGCAAGAAGAGCAGGAAGGACAAGGATCTGGAGAACGAGAAGAAGGTAACAGAGCTGAGAGAGCAGAACGAGAGGCTGAAGAAGGAGATCGAAAGGCTGAGCGAGGAGGTGCAGAGGACCCGGAGAGCGCTGATCGACAAACTTGTGAACGTGAAAAAAtcctga